One window of the Nothobranchius furzeri strain GRZ-AD chromosome 3, NfurGRZ-RIMD1, whole genome shotgun sequence genome contains the following:
- the wdr1 gene encoding WD repeat-containing protein 1 isoform X1, whose protein sequence is MPYELKHVFASLPQMERGVAKVIGGDPKGNNFLYTNGKCVIIRNIDNPAIADIYTEHAHQVTVAKYAPSGFYIASGDASGKLRIWDTTQKEHLLKYEYTPLSGKIKDIAWTEDSKRIAVVGDGREKFGVVFLWDSGSSVGDLSGHSKLINSVDIKQKRPYRLALASDDTCGSFFEGPPFKFKFTLRDHSQFVNCVRFSPDGSRFVTAGADGQIFVYDGSKGELIGSLGGEKAHKGGIYAVSWSPDSSQLISASGDKTVKLWDVGAATAVTTFNLGSEVTDQQLGCLWQKDHLISISLSGYINYLDKNNPDRPLRTVKGHTKSIQCVTVHKSEGRSYIYSGSHDGHINYWDAETGQNGCFSGKGHGNQVSKMVTDQAGHLVTCSMDDTLRFTDLTKKEYSASDVVKMDFQPKSVSTSVGGLSLAVCIGQVVLLKDKKKVFTLDNLGYEPEVGVVHPGGTTAAVGGADGKVHLYSVQGNTLKDEGKTLEATGPITDMAYSNDGAYLAVLDEKKVAKVFIVADGYSVKNEFYGHHAKPVTLAWSPDNEHFATGGMDMMVYIWTVSDPDQRIKLPDAHRLHHVSGLAWIDEHTLVTTSHDASVKQWTVKY, encoded by the exons AACATGTTTTTGCCAGTCTCCCACAGATGGAGAGGGGGGTGGCAAAGGTGATTGGAGGAGATCCGAAAGGAAACAACTTTCTGTACACCAATGGGAAGTGTGTCATCATAAGGAACATTGAt AACCCAGCTATTGCAGACATTTACACCGAGCATGCTCATCAAGTTACTGTGGCCAAGTACGCCCCCAGTGGTTTCTACATTGCATCTGGAG ATGCATCAGGAAAGTTGCGTATCTGGGAcaccacccagaaggagcacctaCTCAAGTACGAGTACACCCCTCTTTCAGGGAAGATCAAGGACATCGCATGGACAGAGGACAGCAAGAGGATTGCTGTAGTTGGTGACGGGCGAGAGAA GTTTGGTGTTGTGTTCCTGTGGGACTCGGGCTCTTCGGTGGGAGACCTCTCTGGCCATTCAAAATTAATCAACAGCGTAGACATCAAACAGAAACGCCCTTACCGCCTCGCTCTCGCCAGTGATGACACCTGTGGATCCTTTTTTGAGGGACCTCCCTTCAAGTTCAAATTCACATTAAGG GACCACAGCCAGTTTGTCAACTGCGTCCGTTTCTCTCCAGATGGAAGTCGATTCGTCACAGCTGGTGCTGACGGCCAG ATATTTGTCTATGATGGATCAAAGGGTGAACTCATTGGATCTCTGGGAGGAGAGAAGGCCCACAAAGGAGGAATCTACGCG GTCAGCTGGAGCCCTGACAGCTCCCagctgatctctgcctccggggATAAGACGGTGAAGCTGTGGGATGTGGGTGCAGCTACGGCTGTCACCACCTTCAACCTGGGCTCTGAGGTGACCGACCAGCAGCTGGGCTGTCTGTGGCAGAAAGACCACCTCATCAGCATCTCTTTGTCTGGTTACATCAATTACCTGGACAAGAACAACCCTGATCGACCCCTACGCACAGTCAAG ggTCACACAAAGTCCATCCAGTGTGTGACGGTTCACAAAAGTGAAGGCCGATCGTACATCTACTCAGGAAGTCACGATGGTCACATCA ATTACTGGGATGCAGAAACCGGACAGAACGGCTGCTTCTCAGGGAAAGGTCACGGCAACCAGGTGAGCAAGATGGTGACCGACCAAGCCGGACATCTGGTGACGTGCAGCATGGATGATACGCTGCGTTTCACAGATCTCACAAAGAAGGAGTACAG TGCCTCTGATGTGGTGAAGATGGATTTTCAGCCCAAGAGTGTGTCCACCTCAGTGGGAGGGCTCTCTCTGGCCGTGTGCATCGGCCAG GTGGTTTTGCTAAAGGACAAGAAGAAAGTCTTCACATTGGACAATCTTGGTTATGAACCCGAGGTTGGAGTCGTCCATCCTGGGGGCACCACTGCCGCTGTGGGGGGGGCT GACGGGAAGGTCCACCTGTACTCTGTTCAGGGCAACACTTTGAAGGATGAAGGAAAAACTCTCGAGGCCACAGGGCCCATCACCGACATGGCCTACTCGAACGATGGAGCCTATCTGGCTGTCCTTGATGAGAAGAAAGTTGCCAAAGTCTTCATTGTGGCAGATGGATATTCA GTGAAGAATGAGTTCTACGGACATCATGCCAAACCAGTTACTTTGGCGTGGTCGCCTGATAATGAGCACTTTGCAACTGGTGGGATGGACATGATGGTGTACATCTGGACAGTCAGTGATCCTGACCAGAGGATCAAGCTTCCTG ACGCCCATCGTTTGCACCACGTCAGCGGCCTGGCTTGGATCGATGAGCACACTCTGGTCACCACCTCCCACGATGCCAGTGTCAAGCAGTGGACGGTTAAATACTGA
- the wdr1 gene encoding WD repeat-containing protein 1 isoform X2, whose protein sequence is MPYELKHVFASLPQMERGVAKVIGGDPKGNNFLYTNGKCVIIRNIDNPAIADIYTEHAHQVTVAKYAPSGFYIASGDASGKLRIWDTTQKEHLLKYEYTPLSGKIKDIAWTEDSKRIAVVGDGREKFGVVFLWDSGSSVGDLSGHSKLINSVDIKQKRPYRLALASDDTCGSFFEGPPFKFKFTLRDHSQFVNCVRFSPDGSRFVTAGADGQIFVYDGSKGELIGSLGGEKAHKGGIYAVSWSPDSSQLISASGDKTVKLWDVGAATAVTTFNLGSEVTDQQLGCLWQKDHLISISLSGYINYLDKNNPDRPLRTVKGHTKSIQCVTVHKSEGRSYIYSGSHDGHINIWDAETGQNGCFSGKGHGNQVSKMVTDQAGHLVTCSMDDTLRFTDLTKKEYSASDVVKMDFQPKSVSTSVGGLSLAVCIGQVVLLKDKKKVFTLDNLGYEPEVGVVHPGGTTAAVGGADGKVHLYSVQGNTLKDEGKTLEATGPITDMAYSNDGAYLAVLDEKKVAKVFIVADGYSVKNEFYGHHAKPVTLAWSPDNEHFATGGMDMMVYIWTVSDPDQRIKLPDAHRLHHVSGLAWIDEHTLVTTSHDASVKQWTVKY, encoded by the exons AACATGTTTTTGCCAGTCTCCCACAGATGGAGAGGGGGGTGGCAAAGGTGATTGGAGGAGATCCGAAAGGAAACAACTTTCTGTACACCAATGGGAAGTGTGTCATCATAAGGAACATTGAt AACCCAGCTATTGCAGACATTTACACCGAGCATGCTCATCAAGTTACTGTGGCCAAGTACGCCCCCAGTGGTTTCTACATTGCATCTGGAG ATGCATCAGGAAAGTTGCGTATCTGGGAcaccacccagaaggagcacctaCTCAAGTACGAGTACACCCCTCTTTCAGGGAAGATCAAGGACATCGCATGGACAGAGGACAGCAAGAGGATTGCTGTAGTTGGTGACGGGCGAGAGAA GTTTGGTGTTGTGTTCCTGTGGGACTCGGGCTCTTCGGTGGGAGACCTCTCTGGCCATTCAAAATTAATCAACAGCGTAGACATCAAACAGAAACGCCCTTACCGCCTCGCTCTCGCCAGTGATGACACCTGTGGATCCTTTTTTGAGGGACCTCCCTTCAAGTTCAAATTCACATTAAGG GACCACAGCCAGTTTGTCAACTGCGTCCGTTTCTCTCCAGATGGAAGTCGATTCGTCACAGCTGGTGCTGACGGCCAG ATATTTGTCTATGATGGATCAAAGGGTGAACTCATTGGATCTCTGGGAGGAGAGAAGGCCCACAAAGGAGGAATCTACGCG GTCAGCTGGAGCCCTGACAGCTCCCagctgatctctgcctccggggATAAGACGGTGAAGCTGTGGGATGTGGGTGCAGCTACGGCTGTCACCACCTTCAACCTGGGCTCTGAGGTGACCGACCAGCAGCTGGGCTGTCTGTGGCAGAAAGACCACCTCATCAGCATCTCTTTGTCTGGTTACATCAATTACCTGGACAAGAACAACCCTGATCGACCCCTACGCACAGTCAAG ggTCACACAAAGTCCATCCAGTGTGTGACGGTTCACAAAAGTGAAGGCCGATCGTACATCTACTCAGGAAGTCACGATGGTCACATCAATATC TGGGATGCAGAAACCGGACAGAACGGCTGCTTCTCAGGGAAAGGTCACGGCAACCAGGTGAGCAAGATGGTGACCGACCAAGCCGGACATCTGGTGACGTGCAGCATGGATGATACGCTGCGTTTCACAGATCTCACAAAGAAGGAGTACAG TGCCTCTGATGTGGTGAAGATGGATTTTCAGCCCAAGAGTGTGTCCACCTCAGTGGGAGGGCTCTCTCTGGCCGTGTGCATCGGCCAG GTGGTTTTGCTAAAGGACAAGAAGAAAGTCTTCACATTGGACAATCTTGGTTATGAACCCGAGGTTGGAGTCGTCCATCCTGGGGGCACCACTGCCGCTGTGGGGGGGGCT GACGGGAAGGTCCACCTGTACTCTGTTCAGGGCAACACTTTGAAGGATGAAGGAAAAACTCTCGAGGCCACAGGGCCCATCACCGACATGGCCTACTCGAACGATGGAGCCTATCTGGCTGTCCTTGATGAGAAGAAAGTTGCCAAAGTCTTCATTGTGGCAGATGGATATTCA GTGAAGAATGAGTTCTACGGACATCATGCCAAACCAGTTACTTTGGCGTGGTCGCCTGATAATGAGCACTTTGCAACTGGTGGGATGGACATGATGGTGTACATCTGGACAGTCAGTGATCCTGACCAGAGGATCAAGCTTCCTG ACGCCCATCGTTTGCACCACGTCAGCGGCCTGGCTTGGATCGATGAGCACACTCTGGTCACCACCTCCCACGATGCCAGTGTCAAGCAGTGGACGGTTAAATACTGA